CCAAAGGTTCACTAGAACCCATGGAAAACTTCTCTGCAGCCAATCCATTCCCAAAGATGATCTGCATCTACTGGTAGTTTTCTATTGGCTTGTTCAACAGATCAGCATCCTTTGGGTGTGCCTGAAATCCAAACAAAGGAAAGGTTAGCATATGTTGTCATCATGAACTTATGGAAGCAATAAAAATGATCATGAAAGGATACAAACCTTGATATGCCCCTTGTAGTGCTCATCCTTCAAAGTGATCATGAAGTTGTCCTCATCCCATAAAGCACCACTCAATTCTCTAAGCTTGACCAACCTGATCCACCTCTACCTCCACTTCCTCAAATGGTTGCACACCTGGGTGCCAGTCACCTCATTGCCTGATAACTCATTCACAGTCTTGGCAATTTGGTTCAAGTGCACTTCCTTAAACCTCTTGTCAGTTCTCACACTAGTAGAGATTAGCTGGCAGAAGCGGCGAAGCACAAATACAGACATGACATTGGTCCATCTCATTACAGGCCTGGGCTGCTGCCCAGCAGTACCGCCAACCTGGGCACCAACCTGACCACCAGCGGCACTAGCAGCCAggccagcagtagcagcagcagcctggaCACTAGCACCAGCGGCAGCCTGGCCAACAGTAGGCTGGATAGCCTCGGTAGCCTCAAGTTCCTCCACCAGGTCAAAGTGACCATTCTCATGTACCATCTCCTAATAAAACATCATATTGCCCATTGCATTAGGAAATAgtgaacaaaataataaaacatCATTGCATAATGCCCAAAGCCTCAGCTAAGTAAACATAACAAAACATCATTGCATAATGCCCAATGCCTTAGGTAAGAATGAAACAGAATGAATGAATCATCATAGCACAGTTGTACAACACCTCAGCTCAAATCAAACACAACCAATAACTCATCATTGCACAGTTGTCCAATGCCTCAGTTCAAGTTAAACAGAAACAATAAACAGCAtacaaacttgtccaatgcATAAGCTTAGTAGCATACATTATCCAGAATACAAAGTGCAATAGCCTAGTACATGCATCTACATGTGAGCATTACCCCTATTTGCCCACATTTGATTAGCCTATTCATCTCTAGCAGTAGCCCATGCTGCATTGTCATCCATATGAACCCCATGCCCATGAATAGTATTAGGCTCCCAAGTGAACTCAAGATGAATAACCTTATCAGTACCATGCCCAAGTATCCAATTGTGTAAAATGCAACATGCAAGGATCAACTTGACTTGTGTCTTGAATGGATGAAAAGGTTTGTTATCAATAATGCGGAATTGATTTTTCAAAACCCCAAATGCCCTCTCAACTGTTACACGCAGATTTGAATGCCTCAAATTGAACAACTCTCTTGGATTGGTTGGATAATTTTTACCACCAAACTCATTAAGATGATATCTAGTGCCTAAGGAGGAAGGAATCTAGTACGACGTGCATATCCATCATCTACTAGATAGAATTTCCCTAGAAAAAGTATAAACAGGTATTAGTCGTACTGTAATTTAGTTTTTGATTTAATTTATGTAACTAATTTAGTTCATTACCTTGTGGAACCTTAACCCATCCTCCCTCTCTAGTGCATCAGCTATAATGGTGGCATCATGTGCAGATTCCTCCCAGCCAACCAACACATATGTGAATTTCAAATCAAAGTCCACTGCAGCTAGCACATTTTAAGTTGTGTAGTGTTTCCTGCCCTAAATGCTGATTGCATCTTGGCTGGGACTCTAGCATAGATATGAGTGCCATCTATTGCCACAACACAGTCCTACATGAAACCCAATAGTTTTTGTTACAAAATATGCACTCAAGTATGAAGCATTTGTTTCTAAGGCTTACTGCTGTATTACCTTaaaatatgggtaccatcttgaCCTGTTTGTGATCTTAAGAGGTGTCTCACTTGATGGAGGTTTAATCATATCTTGCTTAAGTTCACCAATAGCATACAAGACCTCCTTGAGATGTCTACTcactatctctatagatctccTCTAATTTTGGTGGATAACTCGAAACCTTTGGTTATGCCCAACAACATGAAGAAACATTGCAACTTGCTCTTCTACACTGCTATGTATAGTGTCTCTAAGCAAGATTCTGTCCCTAAGCAAATTACATAGCTGAAAGAAAGGGGCTCTTCTCATGCGAAGCATATTTACACACTCTACATCGTTGCAGTTATAAATTTTATCCAAGTTCTTTTGTCTTTCTTCATCCATAGCACTCATTGGGGCATAACTAATCAGAGGTCATGAGCATTGACCCACTCTAATCCTATTCCGGAAGAATGCATACATGGCAGTGACTAGAGCAGCTGCCTGAACAATAATCATGCGTCTCTTGTCTTCAAGAGCCATCTATATAAATAACAAGGAAAACACATGACATGGACAACTATGCTCAAATCAATATTAAAGACATTATTGACATTGACAACTATGCTCAGATCAATATAACATACAAAGATAGGCATCATTGACATGAACAAGTGTGCTCAGATGCATAGATAGGCATCATTGACATGAACAAGTGTGCTCAGATGCATAGATAGGCATCATTGACATGAACAAGTGTGCTTAGATGCATAGATAGGCATCATAGTCATGAACAAGTGTACTCAGAATAAGATGAACCATCAACCATGAATAATACGAATCCATTCATCATTTCCAACATAGAATAACCATTCAGAGCATTGTATAGTCATATATGCGCAACCGGGCTTTTTTATTTTACCGCAACACAAGAACCAGGAAGCACCTCGTTTCAGTCACAACCACGAACAGATCAGCAGCATCTAGAGAGGGGGGACTCAGATCTACAATCCTGCATAAAAGAACACCTCGTTTCAGTCATCAACCTACTAAATACAAGAACTACGAAGCTCAACTCAAGATCCGGAATGAGGAAAGCAAGATTCTTACTTATGAACAACCAAAGAACTCAGATCCAGTGGGGGCCTGCATATTTCACATGATGAAGTCATGAATCGATGGGGTTTGACGTACCCTAGGGTTACAAAATTGACGAAAACCGAACACAAGTGCAGAAATAACTTGCCTTGTAGCACAGATCCGTGAAGAACTCGAGGCTACAAACCAAAGAAaaggggagaggaagggagatcAGAGGCTTCGCAGATCCAAAAACTAGAAAGGAGGGGAGACGAAGGGTGTGACCTCACCTGCGGGGCGccggtggaagaagaagagtgcgcgagggggaggaggagggggagcagTGAGGATTTATAGCCGGCGGATGGCACGAAATCGGGACGGTAACCCTAGAACTTCCCGCGTGCACGCACGCATGCAGTTTCACCCCCCGCGCGCTCGCACCAGCTGCCGCATCGCGCGGACCAGCTGCCGCATCGCTCTCTTTTGCATGCCGCAGGCCAGGCCTAGGAAGGAGCTCAGGTAATCAATCAATCGCACGGAGGTCGCACGCGAGGAGCCCGCGTCCGGGGTGGTACAGCGAACCAATCGCACCCTTTTTCTTTCAGGACGTGTATCCATAAGGGTTAGTGTGTGTACGATGTATACTGTCTTTCAAAACAAAACTCCATTTTTCCTCCAAGGTTCCTTTATTCCTTGTTTCAAAGAATTACTATCAACTGTACATTGTATACAATTCCAATTCAAAGCTGTACAAGATTTTGAATAGTGGGTAATTTTGAGAGAGTCGATTATGTACGATAATCTGCAGAAATGTTTCTGAGTTCATATGTACATCATTCTTGAATTAATACAAATGAATGTGAATAATTTTGATAAAGAGATCTTATGCACGAATAATTTTGATAAAGAGATCTTATGTACAGTAATGTACACGTATGTGCAAGTGTTCTACTTCCAACTCTAAAATGCCAAGGCCTGCTTTGCGGCCAAGACAGAGGGTACACGCGCTTCCCTGTATCTCAGAAGTGCTAAACTCGCCAAGCTGCTTGTGTTGGTGAAGGTGACATCAGAACAAAGTGTCAGCTGCTTAGCAGAAGTTAGAACGTAGACGTCTTGAAGTGTGAAACCATGGACCACGGGCAGGGTAAATCCATTCCCTAGCCGGGAGTTCAGGTAAGGCATGCATACGGTGTTCAGGAAAACACGAATAACTCCCTGCAAAGGTAACATTTTGTTATGATTCGATTCAGCGGAACAAACATGAATGAGAATAAATCATTCTTTGGCAACAATGTTCTGCTGATGGCTAAACAATCATGAcgggaaaaaaaagcaaaataaacAAGAAAAATGCACAAAGTTGCTGAGATTGACTACCTGAATCAAAGACATATGGAAGTTTCCAATTTTACTCCACTTCAGCGCAAGGGAGAAATCATCTAAGTCAACTCTACCATAAACTTTATTGCCAGATGTCTCCACAACGCCTGAAGCACTTACAACCTGCAAAGAACTATATGATTAAATTCTATTGGAAGCTACAAACAATATATGATTAGGGTAATTAGGAAGAAAAAATGATTTGTTAAAAAAGGTCACCAAAAAGAGACACATTGAATTAAAACAGTCTGTTAAATGTATGTATaggtgaaaaagaaaaaaatattctttGCTTTGTtggaaaatacaaaaaaaaagaaacaaaacatcatatattaattttataatttgaTGGCTCTTACCACTGAGATGCATGCAACCGGAACTGTCTCCTTGTCATCTACAACATCAATTATCATGTCTGCGTTAATGGTAGCACCAACTTTTTCAGATGTAATCCTTATCACTGGGGATGAGGTCATCGAAATATTTAGCCGCATATCATCATTTGGATAATTCCAGTATAAGCGAGGAATGATAAATTTCCAACTAGCTGTGTTCAGTAGAGATTGATCAGGGACTTTGTCGACAACCCAGTGCATTGAATCTGCCTGAAGCCAAAAAGAAGTTCATGTAGAAGCCAGGCAACGAATAATTGTAGAACACAGAGAAAGACATTCTAGAAGAAAAATGGTATCCTATATACAATGTTGCTCTTACCTTAAAATAAACTTCTAATGCCGAATTGAATACATCTTCATCAAGTGAAAGCAAAAGCATTTTGGATGCAACACCACAAGATAAAGAAAGGTGCGGATGCTTCTGCAGATTGGTTGTCTTAGCAACTGCTGAAGTAATCAATCCATTGATATCAAACTCAATCGAAGAATTGCCATAGTGCGGATCATTAATGAAAGTCATATTCAAGGCAGCAACGTCATCCAGACTAACAGTCCTAGGAAGACCTTGCAGAAATGAGTCCAGTTTCCCAGCACCTTCAACAATATTTTCAGGTATTGCCTTCTCAACTGCAGCTTTAATATGATCTTCAAAAGCATTTATAAACCTTCAGACAAGTAGGCAATACAACATAGTGGGTTAAGTATGAACTTTTGCTTCTTGATGCATCCAATTATATAAAAGCCAGAGAACTCAGGCAAAACATAAATGTTTTACACAAATATATACAAACATTCGGACACATCAAAGTTCACTATATAAATCAGTAACATATTAATACCATCTCTTCGCAAATAACTTTTAAGTGTCGGCATCCAAGGAAATGGCTCAAAACTAAATATAAACCCTCAGCAGAAGAGATTATCTTTACTCAATATGTTATCCTTGGTTTGGTTAATATGCCACCTCTTCTGAATTTACAGTAATAGTGAAATCAATGCAATAAATGCAAAAGGAGTACAGCATAATTTTCGTACAGGAGCTTGAGACATGACAAATATATTATGACATAAATATTATTTACTTTGTAGCACATGATAAGAGGTGCATAGAACATGGGGTGAACCAGATCTCACTCGAAAGTTTGTAAAACCATCAAAACAACCAAGTATTACAGCAAAGATAAGTATAATATTCTCCACTAggtatttcaaaaaaaaatgttctccACTAAATGAGATATCACCTTCAGAACACTAAATCCTGAATCCTTATATGTAATACGATTTTATGTAGACATATTTTGACAGGAAGCAGTGCATGAATTCATCAACACTCGACAGAGATGCAAAGGGAAAACATACCCTTGATAAAACCAAGATGCACCACCATCCAAGGATATCACTAGGTCCTTCACGTAACAACCACATTGCGAAACAGACAGGGCCAAACTCCCATTGCTGTTCTTTATCACCATTGTTATCCCAACTTCCATTCCTTGAACCTTACAAAATAGAAGAATAATTTCTTCCTCTCAGTAAGTAGAACAAAAACAATAGTATATTCAGCTTAGGATACATGACTCACATAAGGTATATCACCATAAGTCATAGCTAGATAAAATCCTCAATACAGAAGAAGATTATCCGTCCGGAGTTCATTTTAACAGCATAAGAATGTTTGAGCACAAAGAtacttagggtctgtttggacgGCGCCTATGCGCGCCGCGCTGTTGTTGCAGACGCGCCTAACCTACGCCGAGCGAACCGTTTGCCAGACCTTAGGCAGCTCGCGGCAGCAAAAATGAACCACGTCGCTTCGGCGTGGCTGTCGTGCGCCTAACCTCTGGCGCTAAGCAAACACCTGCCGATGTTTGCT
Above is a genomic segment from Setaria viridis chromosome 4, Setaria_viridis_v4.0, whole genome shotgun sequence containing:
- the LOC117853737 gene encoding putative BPI/LBP family protein At1g04970 produces the protein MAQLHHLPPLLLLLLLFLSAAAAVPAGGADEAHISAVVAEKGLAFAKDVLIGEAVRSLTPLRLPGVEKAVRVPFLGGVRVAASNITLFHLDVGDNSTVYLGDSGLVVVASGVTANISMHWSYRYDSWLFPIEIADSGTASILVQGMEVGITMVIKNSNGSLALSVSQCGCYVKDLVISLDGGASWFYQGFINAFEDHIKAAVEKAIPENIVEGAGKLDSFLQGLPRTVSLDDVAALNMTFINDPHYGNSSIEFDINGLITSAVAKTTNLQKHPHLSLSCGVASKMLLLSLDEDVFNSALEVYFKADSMHWVVDKVPDQSLLNTASWKFIIPRLYWNYPNDDMRLNISMTSSPVIRITSEKVGATINADMIIDVVDDKETVPVACISVVVSASGVVETSGNKVYGRVDLDDFSLALKWSKIGNFHMSLIQGVIRVFLNTVCMPYLNSRLGNGFTLPVVHGFTLQDVYVLTSAKQLTLCSDVTFTNTSSLASLALLRYREARVPSVLAAKQALAF